The Diorhabda sublineata isolate icDioSubl1.1 chromosome 6, icDioSubl1.1, whole genome shotgun sequence genome includes a window with the following:
- the LOC130445178 gene encoding tRNA-specific adenosine deaminase 2 encodes MEQSELSETERFYMDKAFFYAREALSVQEVPVGCVFVYNDEIVALGRNTVNETGNATRHAEINCIDTVIHYSKINNLNYHNVFEKTCVYVTVEPCIMCAAALYDLKINTIVYGCKNDRFGGQTVFNVSTVLKTVTKVKGGYRAEEAMDLLKEFYKGVNPSAPPNKVKKKKNSLSVK; translated from the coding sequence atggaACAAAGTGAATTATCAGAAACTGAGCGTTTTTATATGGATAAAGCATTTTTTTACGCTAGAGAAGCTCTATCTGTTCAAGAGGTACCAGTTGGCTGCGTTTTTGTTTATAACGATGAAATAGTAGCATTGGGACGTAACACGGTGAATGAAACTGGAAACGCTACAAGACATGCAGAAATCAACTGTATAGATACTGTAATACattattccaaaattaataaCCTAAATTATCATAATGTTTTCGAAAAGACATGTGTTTATGTTACGGTAGAACCTTGCATCATGTGTGCAGCTGCTTTATATGATTTGAAAATCAACACAATCGTGTATGGTTGTAAAAATGACAGGTTCGGTGGACAAACCGTATTTAATGTTTCAACTGTGTTGAAAACTGTTACTAAAGTCAAAGGAGGTTATAGAGCAGAAGAAGCCATGGATTTGttgaaagaattttataaaggggTTAATCCTAGTGCACCACCTAATAaagttaaaaagaaaaagaattcgcTTTCTGTTAAGTAA
- the LOC130445177 gene encoding single-strand selective monofunctional uracil DNA glycosylase — MLKRKLMGNDDNNHKIKCSDNNSNISIQTHNSAVTSKYFKTGPLVTTETVGDKILQLQRDLNETLKTLDLKTVPIEYIYNPLVYAFDTYEKYVRKYCSSNKMILFVGMNPGPFGMCQTGVPFGDPKCVREFLQIEGIVTKPEVECPNRKILGFDSPRKEQSGERFWGFFKNLCGTPDIFFKNAFILNFCPIALMKQNGCNVTPADIKNIKVRKSLEAVCEDWYIKVIGLLQPKIIIAIGTYIQKKTKDLLEKHKVDNVKVLYMPHPSPRVVNNNNWHEKAQMFLEDNQLIQYFTK, encoded by the exons ATGTTAAAACGCAAATTAATGGGAAATGATgataataatcataaaattaaatgttctgacaataattcaaatatatctaTACAAACACATAATTCTGCTGTAacatccaaatatttcaaaactggTCCACTTGTAACTACGGAAACAGTTGGTGATAAAATATTGCAATTGCAACGagatttaaatgaaacattaaaAACATTAGACTTAAAAACAGTAccaattgaatacatttataaTCCACTAGTATATGCTTTTGATACCTAtgaaaaatatgtaagaaaatattgctcttcaaataaaatgattcTTTTTGTTGGGATGAATCCTGGTCCTTTTGGAATGTGCCAAACAGGAGTACCTTTTGGTGATCCAAAATGTGTTAGAGAGTTTCTACAAATTGAAGGAATTGTTACCAAACCAGAAGTAGAATGTcctaatagaaaaatattaggTTTTGATTCTCCTCGAAAAGAACAGAGTGGAGAAAGATTTTGGggcttttttaaaaatttatgtggTACTCcggatatatttttcaaaaatgcattTATTCTGAACTTTTGTCCAATTGCATTAATGAAACAGAATGGATGTAATGTAACTCCTGccgatatcaaaaatataaag GTTCGTAAGAGTCTTGAAGCAGTGTGTGAAGATTGGTATATAAAAGTTATTGGACTACTCCAACCAAAAATCATCATTGCCATAGGTACttatatacaaaagaaaaccaAAGACCTCTTGGAAAAACACAAAGTTGATAATGTCAAAGTTCTGTACATGCCTCATCCTAGTCCAAGAGTtgtaaataacaataattggcATGAAAAAGCACAAATGTTTTTAGAAGACAATCAACTAATACAATATTTTACCAAATAG
- the LOC130445176 gene encoding integrator complex subunit 11, which translates to MPEIRVTPLGAGQDVGRSCLLLSMGGKNIMLDCGMHMGYNDERRFPDFSYVCDGPISAFIDCVIISHFHLDHCGALPYMSEMIGYTGPIYMTHPTKAIAPILLEDMRKVSVEKKGEQNFFTSQMIKDCMKKVIAVTLHQSVMVDSDIEIKAYYAGHVLGAAMFWIKVGNQSVVYTGDYNMTPDRHLGAAWIDKCRPDLLISESTYATTIRDSKRCREKDFLKKVHECVDRGGKVLIPVFALGRAQELCILLETYWERMNLKAPIYFALGLTEKANNYYKMFITWTNQKIRKTFVQRNMFDFKHIKAFDKQFIDNPGPMVVFATPGMLHAGLSLQIFKKWAPNENNMIIMPGFCVQGTVGHKILNGAKKVEFENRLIVEVKMSVEYMSFSAHADAKGIMQLIQHCEPKNVMLVHGEAAKIEFLKEKIQQEFCIKCFNPANGETSVISTSAKIPIDVSLPLLKAEAKKFSSMAPDPKRKRTLHGVLVMKDNGMCLMDVDEACKEAGINRHVVRFTSTVNIIDSGPALGTAHKLLLFIQDKLPICSIVFSEGEISVESVLVKVEGDDDDDQKSVYVSWTNQDEEIGSQILNIINHIKQF; encoded by the exons atgccGGAAATTAGAGTTACACCTCTCGGTGCAGGTCAAGATGTCGGAAGAAGTTGTCTCCTCTTATCAATGGGTGGTAAAAATATAATGTTAGATTGTGGAATGCATATGGGGTACAATGACGAGCGAAGATTTCCAGACTTCAGTTACGTTTGCGATGGTCCGATTTCTGCATTTATAGATTGTGTTataatttctcattttcatttagATCATTGTGGAGCTTTACCTTACATGTCTGAAATGATAGGATATACAGGACCGATTTATATGACCCATCCAACGAAAGCAATAGCACCAATTCTATTAGAAGATATGAGGAAAGTATCCGTAGAGAAAAAAGgcgaacaaaattttttcacgtCCCAAATGATTAAGGATTGCATGAAAAAAGTAATAGCAGTTACTTTACATCAATCTGTTATGGTAGATAGTGATATAGAAATCAAAGCATATTATGCTGGTCATGTCCTAGGAGCAGCTATGTTTTGGATTAAAGTAGGAAATCAATCTGTAGTATATACAGGAGATTATAATATGACCCCAGATAGACATTTAGGTGCTGCTTGGATAGATAAATGTAGACCTGATTTACTAATTTCTGAATCAACATATGCTACCACAATCAGAGACTCAAAACGTTGTCGTGAGaaagactttttaaaaaaagtacatGAATGTGTAGATAGAGGAGGGAAAGTACTTATACCAGTATTTGCTCTCGGGAGGGCTCAAGAACTCTGTATACTACTGGAGACTTATTGGGAAAGAATGAATTTAAAAGCTCCTATTTATTTTGCTCTAGGTTTGACAGAAAAggctaataattattataagatGTTCATTACCTGGACtaaccaaaaaattagaaaaacctTTGTGCAAAGGAATATGTTTGATTTTAAACACATTAAAGCTTTTGATAAACAATTTATCGATAATCCTGGCCCTATGGTAGTGTTTGCTACCCCTGGAATGCTTCATGCTGGATTgagtttacaaattttcaagaaatggGCTCCAAATGAGAATAACATGATAATAATGCCAG GTTTTTGTGTGCAAGGAACTGTTGGTCATAAGATTCTGAATGGTGCTAAAAAAGTCGAGTTTGAAAATAGATTAATTGTAGAAGTAAAAATGTCTGTGGAATATATGAGTTTTTCTGCTCATGCAGATGCCAAAGGTATAATGCAACTTATACAACATTGCGAACCAAAGAATGTTATGTTGGTACATGGAGAAGCTGCAAAAATCGAATTccttaaagaaaaaatacaacagGAATTTTGTATAAAGTGTTTTAATCCAGCAAATGGAGAAACCTCTGTGATATCAACTTCTGCTAAAATACCTATAGATGTGTCATTACCTTTACTAAAAGCTGAAGCAAAAAA gTTCAGCAGTATGGCTCCTGATCCAAAGAGAAAACGTACTTTGCATGGAGTCCTTGTAATGAAAGATAATGGGATGTGCCTGATGGATGTTGATGAAGCATGTAAAGAAGCCGGAATTAACAGACACGTTGTCAGATTTACATCAACTGTAAACATTATTGATTCAGGACCAGCGTTAGGAACTGCtcataaattattgttatttatacaaGATAAATTGCCAATTTGTTCAATAGTGTTTTCAGAAGGGGAGATTTCCGTTGAATCGGTGTTAGTTAAAGTTGAAggtgatgatgatgatgatcaaAAAAGTGTATATGTGTCATGGACTAATCAAGATGAAGAAATAGGCAGTcagatattgaatattataaatcatataaaacaattttag